From Tachysurus fulvidraco isolate hzauxx_2018 chromosome 6, HZAU_PFXX_2.0, whole genome shotgun sequence:
GTAGATTCTCTGGATTCTGGCTGTGGTGGGACTGTTGGAGTTGGTGAAAGCCTGACAACAGGGACTACAGGTACTCAGAGTACTTCAATAGCAGAGCTCCTACACAGACACTACCAATACTTGCCACCGTGGATTATCCTGGTCTGTTCTGCCCGCAGACAGAATAAGGCTGTATGCAAGATGTTCTCGGGTATGTTCTTTTTTccatcatacagtaaagtataGCATGATTTTCACTAAGTACCAGCACTGAATGGCAACCCACCTTAATCAGATATCATAACATTCAAGGATATATGGATGAAGCTATAAGATAGAACAGAACAATCAACCATTTGGGTGATAAATCTTTCTAGAAACATtttagaatgaataaataagaatgaaactgtcaaaacaaaacattacatatttattagtgTATActctttaatgtttcagaattattttattcatttattagcaGGAATATGTTGacatgtttactttttatttaacttggttttacatgtcctaaCCATGACCTCAGTATTGTGTGCCATCTTGTGAATCGttttaatttagttatttaacCTTAGTGTGCACACTGGGCCATGATTttcaaaggaaaaaatatatttgagtAGGATTTTTGTTTACtggtttaaaggtttttttttaaaattcagtaATACTGCACTACATTATTTTGCTTCTCACAGTGCATGTCTACATGTACATGCTAAAATgtctttatgtatattttattcatttctttagtGCTTAAGCATGGACTTTACATTTGTAGTAACTCTGACAAAGAAAGAACTGTAAGAAAACTGAGTAGCCTTTTATCATTTCATTGTTTACGTATTCAGTTATTACGTATATCTGCTCTTTGTCATTCGTCCATCATGACAAATCTCTCTCATTTTTGTTCTGCAGGTTTTCGAAAGCTATGTCTAGATGACTTGCGGAAACCTTTGGCTGTACAAGATGTTCAGCATTATATTCTACGGAGGCTAGATCAGGAGGGGACCCTGCGGCGGCAGCTCACACCAGAGACAGCTGACATGCTTAATTTGCTCCATATCAAGAGTGGTGGCTGCTTTCTGTTCCTTGAGCGAGTGCTGGATGGTGTAGCAAGTGGTTTAGTAGGGCTCAGAGAAATCCGAGACATACCAGGTACACTAAATGGTCTCTATCTATGGCTCTGTCAGCGACTTTTTCCCCGTAGACTCTTTGTCCACGTTAGGCACATACTAAACATTATTCTTGCCACCCCACGACCCCTTAATCTTGAGGAAATCTTCAGTGCTGCACAAACTAGGGATGCCTGCTTAGTACACGAGGACTTTCAGTCACAAATGCATGCCCTCAAAGCACTGATAGTAGATGGGCCAGAGGGGAGTAAGATCTTGTTCCATGGTAGTTTTGCAGAGTGGTTAACTGATGTGAAGTACTGTACACAAAAGTTTCTGTGCAGTACTAAAGATGGTCATCTTTCACTTGCCATGTCCCTATCATTGAGATCTAAAAGCCTTAAGACAGAAGAGGTATGCCAAATGGGCCATCACCTCCTCAACAGTGGAATACATTCAGGCGAGCCATCATTGCTGGCACTATGGATGCTTTGGAATGGAGTTCCTACTCTTGGGAACTGTGGGAAGGGTCCATCTGCTACTTTCTTTCAACATTATATTTCCATGCAAACACCTGTGCTGGTTCAACAGGATGTGCTTCAGCTTCTGATGAAAAGTGGTGTTTTCCCCCCTACCTGTTCACCAGACAATGGTCCTAGTGTGGGTGTACACTGTGTGGGTAAAGGGAGAGCAATAGTAAGAAGGGCACTGCAAAGAGAGGACTCAGTGCGAGCTCTTCTGGATAGTGGGGTTAATGTAAACAGGACAGATCCATCAGATGGACGAACTCTGCTCTCTACTGCAGCTCACAACGGGCTTGCAGATATAACTGCATTACTACTGTGTCGTGGAGCAGACCCTTCTCTAAGTGACAACCAAGGACAAACACCTCTAACGCTTGCAGCCAGGCAGGGCCATGTAGGTGTACTTCAGGTTATTCTTGACTGGGTTCAGGATCAAGAGTATGGCATGGTGCGAACATTGATGGAGCACGCAGATGGTGAAGGATGGACAGCTCTAAGATCAGCCTCATGGGGGGGTCATAAGGAAGCAGTGAAGATACTACTAGAAGCAGGAGCAGAGGTAGATGGTTGTGATCCTGATGGGCGCACAGCTTTACGAGCTGCTGCCTGGGGGGGACATGAGGAGATTTTGCTGACTCTCATTGGCCATGGTGCTACAGTTGATAAGAGGGACAACGAAGGCCGTACTCCACTCATTGCTGCTGCCTATATGGGGCAAAAGGAGGCAGTAGAGATATTGCTGGATGCTGGTGCAGAAGTGGATCTGGCAGATGGGGATGGACGTACTGCACTCTCAGTAGCTGCACTGTGTGTGCCATCAGCAGCAGGCGGGCGAGGACATATAGAGGTTGTGGGACTGTTGCTGGAAAGGGGTGCTGATCCAGAGCATAAGGACAAAGATGGTATGACACCATTACTCCTTGCCTCCTATGAGGGACATGAGGAAGTTGTAGAGCTTCTTCTGGAGGCTGGGGCTGATGTGGATGTGAGTGCTGGAACCTACCCCTCTGCTATCACACCACTTCTTGCAGCTGCAGCCATGGGCCATGCAGGCACTGTGAATCGAATGCTATTTTGGGGTGCAGCAGTAGATGGAATTGATGGAGAAGGTCGCACAGCACTCTGCTTAGCTGCCGCTAAGGGCAGTGTAGAAGTTGTGAGAGCCCTACTGGATCGGGGCCTGGATGAGAATCACAAAGATGATTTGGGCTGGACACCACTGCATGCAGCTGCCTGTGAGGGCCACAAGAGTATTTGTACTGTACTCACAGAGCAAGGTAGTATGGCTAGAGTTGGTGAATTGGATGTGGAGGGCCGGATACCACTCATTCTAGCAGCACAGGAAGGTCATTGCAGTACAGTTAGACTCTTGCTTGATCGTAAATCACCTATTGATCATAGAGGGTATAATGGACATTCTGCTCTCAGTGCAGCTGCTCTGCAAGGGCATGGGGAGGTGGTAGAACTGCTCTTGAGACGTGGAGCTGACAGTGATGTTCGAGATGCAGAAGGAAGACCTCTTCTGTACTTGCTAATTCTGGAAGGCTGTTTAGATATAGCCACCTTGCTCATAGAGAAAGGGGGTGTTCCACTAGAATCAAGAGATGCGGAGGGCCGCACAGCACTACATGTAGCAGCTTGGCAAGGTGACCTAGATGGTATTGAACTGTTGCTCAGACATGGTGCGGACCCTAATGCACTGGACTCAGAGGGTCGACCACCACTGCACTCTGTAGCATGGAGAGGGCACATGAGTGCTGGGAGATTGCTGCTCAGATCTAGAGGCATAAATGTTAATCTAGCTTGCAAAAAACAAGGTGCCACAGCACTCAGTATTTCTGCTCAGGAGGGACACACTGAAATTGTGGCCATGCTTTTGGAAAATGGTGCTGAACCAGATCTTGTGGATCACTATGGCCGCAGTCCAGTAAAAGTTGCAGGAAAGAGAGGTAATTTTACAATTGTCCGCCTACTCGAAAGCTATGGAGCAAAGCCATTCCTTGGACACCTACCTTCACTCTGTGAAACTCCAGGCACCTCCCATTCCTCCATACTGAAAACTCAGGTTTCCATCTGCTCTGTTGAGGGCTCTGTAAATGGTGGCCCAGCAACTTTCTCCAGCTCATCAAACTCTTTGTCAGCCTCTTGCTCACCTGCTTCTACAGCTGAAAGATTTAATTCAGTTCTTGGTTCTCAGACATCTTCCTCCACATGCCACTCTCTGGCCACAGTACAGACCGTGCCTGCAGACACCTTAAGCTTCACACAGCAGATTCAGCAGCACTCACTACCCCGCTGCCGCAGTCGGCCATCCACCTTACCTTTACATGACTTAAACCATTCTAGCCTACAAAAAATCACTGCAAGGAACAAGCAGAAAACAGTTTCCAAAGATAACCCTATCAATGCACAATGCACAGTTCTTGAACTACAGGACTTGCATGTTTCCCTCAAAGGTCTTGGGTCTCCACAAACTGTTGACTACATCTTGAAGCCCCATACTCCTCACTTGATTGAGAATGAGTTAGAAAACAGTCCCCTGAAATTTGGAAGTTGCAAGTGGAACTCAGTAATATTGTCTCTAGGGTTGACGCCAAACCAAGAGGGGGCTATTAGACAGCCAATAAATAGAGACAGTCCACCTTTGGGTTATCTCCCCATTCATCTTCAGTCTCATGCACAAAAAGAGAGCTGGGatggctttaaaaaaacaacaatgtccCCAACATTTGACCTGTCATCGATCTCTCCACATGGTGCCTTACTAGAAGAATCTGTGTTCATCACAACCACAGACCCTCAGCTTAACCTCAAACAGGCCATTAAATTGCAGTTTGAGGGGCCAACCAGCGCAGCACTTTACAAGCGGGAAACACCACTCTAAAGTAAGggcatattatttttatatgagtatagaaaaaaagtcattttgaaAATGAATGGGAAAAATTAACAGATTCAAAGTAATTACTAATTAAAAAGTTAGAGACACTTTGCTCTCCACACTATACTAGCAGAGAATGTCTGGAATGCTAATGACATCTTTGTCTTTTGTAGGAAACCCATGATAATTAGGAGATCAAGGGGGAGAGGGTGCTGTGGCTGTAAGGCACTCTGCGTAGTGGAGAACCAAATATGAAATGAGGCCAGCATACCAAACACAAAATATCCTTTGACTCCCTTAAAAATATGGGGTAAAGTAGCAGCAAAGGAGAGGCAAAGAACTAATGAACTTCAAAGGGCCTATGCTGTGTACTTTCTGGATATTTTTATGATCACAATCACAATGGAGAACAGCTTGCTCCCcctcactcaaacactcacacaatcacaggAAATAATCTTACATACACAACATGGGAATAAGGTTGCATACAGGAAAATGTTGTTACATATGTGGTCAAAGAAAACGAATGAAAATGAAGATATTCTTAATATATAGTAAAGTTGTTTATTTGCACACTTACAACATggatttatacagtataatggctCAAATGGCTCAAGGTAAAGCCTGAATAGTGTATTCATAGTATATGCATAGTAAAGTGTGTCTCATAGGTTCAGCATCAtatggtttatttttatagtcTATGAAGTACCTGAACAAGGACAAACCAATCCAAACAATTCAACAAATAGATCAAAGTGAAATATAATACATTGAGAAGGTTCTACAACTGAAAGCATATATattgctgtttttatattttctccTATGATGCTGGACGTATGGGGTACCCTTTATAATAAAGCACCTTTAacacattctttttctttttgtacaaAATAATGTGATAGAGAACAATGATAGAGAAGACCATTAATTTATCTGGCATGCACCTCAGTCTAATTTTGTCTTAATGAcattttcagaaaataattatcATGCATCAACTCACCAAAAATAGTATGaccatttttatctgtttaaacTTTGCATTTCTTTTCAGAAATATTAGGTCATCATTGATGACTATTTTATAGCTGTTACTCAGCTATATTTtagtgattttgttttattgtattcatTTTGAGTACTATTATCTTTTGTGTAAACAGTGAATCAACAGACAATAATTTTGCAATACACAAACAGTTCACATGGATTAAAAGAAATGATGGATTCAATATTACAGTAGGACTGACAAACAAAATAGGTCCAAAAATCTGTATAATGGCAGGTGCCATGGACATattagagagaggaaaagaagaggttttattatatttcacatgtgtaaatatattctttaattaataacttTCACTGTTCTTGTTAATGGTTAATGCtaataatttgtcattttttatgaGGATTTATGCACTGTGACAAACGTAGTGAAGGAGCAAGAacttatctctttctctcaaatgcaaacaaaacagggccaattaattttttttttgccagtacAAAAATCAGTACAAATTTGGGTTCAGCAAAGAAATGTCAGTAAAATGTACACAAAAGTGTGTCTTATGTGTCTAATGTGCTAATATTCTGTAGTGCCTCtaaatgtacattaaagcttttaCTATAACTTTTAGCTTCTGCTGTGCaaaacttttaaatgtttttcttgtgtCCCTGTTTATTTTCAGTATGTGTGAAAATATCTGACATTCTTCTGCAAGCGTCTTTTTGTTTGTAGAATCATTGTgacactctctctttttctttttcacaactCAGTGAAGACTTTTATTGCCTTTCCAAAGCTTGttacttaaaaagaaaaatccccTAAAGCAAACAGGgcaaaacaagtcaaaatgcCACCTACACAAACATCAAGATATATACAGCTTAGAAACAGATGTTCTTAAACGTATGCAAATTGTAAACCTACCTTTAAGTACACATGTTCTAACCATTATTATGCAACAGTTAGTTCTGGTTCAGTAATTCGATTGGTTGGCAGTGTTCTAAGATTACAAGATGCTTATATTTTCTATAACCACATTGGGAAGTTTCACTCATTGTATCAGACCAACTGTTACTACAGTAGAGATAATGACAGCAGCAGCCATGGCAAATGATTCATTCTTCATGAATATCTTTTGATTTACTATAACAAAAGCTCATTTGAtaaagatgaaaaggaagaaggaaagaCAGTTTCCCAGGAAGATTCTTTGAAAGCAAGAAAAAGAATGTACAAATCTGACAGTATATAAAGTGCATGTACTATAGCTTTATTGGGATCTATTTACAATagcatagaaaaaaacaaaaatgtgtttgtaaagTTACTTTACTAGTATTAAAGCATACACAATTGTGTGGTTGTACTGAATCTTGGCATGGCTGTGATTAGCTACAACACTCATTGCAATCTTGCTATAATATTGCAATACTGCTTACAAAACACCAACAGCATCCATTGTTTCAAAGACATAGTCACTTTTGATCTTATCCATATAGTGCCTTAAGTATATAAGTAATTATATAGATACATTCAAAGCAAGTAAGACTGAATGTAAAAACATATTTCTCAGGCAAATTATAACAGACCATATTGGTATTACTGTGAGCATTTGTCTTCAGCTGAAATAAATTTGCACTATGGGTAGTGTAACATAATTGGATTCCCCCATAAGACACTTTTGAAATAATTTTATGAGAATTAGGTAACCTATCCATAAAAACAATTGGGGGGATAATTGTTTTGTACCTAttcattgattaaaaaataataataatttgttttgcaGGGTCTGTGTTATTTCTGTTCAACTGTATAGTTGCTGGCACTAGGGAGGCAGTTTTAACTTTTGCCGTCAGCTATGTTTCTGTCCACAGTCTTCATTTGTTTTGCTGAATTTTTAATTATGCAACAaatttacaattattataaatggcgacaattttttttttaaattctaccTTTCACAATGTTATTATAGAGGTAATTAAGTTAAGCTATAAGGGTTTATGATGGCATTTTGTTTAATATACTGATCTGTGTTGCAATGAGCAATATGACTGCTCAATTCTAACAGCTCTATCAGTGTAAAACAGCCACCATAGAACCACAACGGACAGCCTACACTGTTGCTGTGTAGTTGCATAGTATTATGTGTGGTGCAGATATGAATATATCAAATTCCACAACATTGCTGTttgattttaaacaaacaaaaaacagatttgaGATATTGTTCACCACGCAAAAATACGAATATAACACTAATCCTGTAAACAGAACTGACTATCACTAAAAATAACTAGAAGACATGCATTGTAATGAGCTTTTGCAATTGTCAGGGAGGTGGTCAGATTTTTGAAAGCAAATAGTTAATGGCTTGGTAAAGAGTTACGAGATGTTTATATTTAGCTACCCAAAACGCCATCTCAAGGTAGAACAGGTTAATCTGGTTTCTGTGCAGACTCTGTCCACAAACTAAGAGATTTCCATGATAGAGTTGATCTACCTGTATTTTCTTACACGTACACCCTTATCTAGTGTAGTGTGAAAGCCACTATAATACACTGTGAACTTGGTATTTGTTTGGGATAGGTAACTGTGTGAAACTGACATTCTGTTAAAGGTCAGTACACAGAAGGGGAGAAACAGAATTTTACCACTGAAAGTACCACAATGATTGTACACTTTATTGGATTTTAAAGTGTACAatcctttattttaaatttactaCAAATATGGTAGTTCATAGGCAAAAGGATCTATTTGCTTTATCGTTGGTTGCTGCTGTGTATTTACTGCCACAAATCATTAGATATCATTTTCTATAAAGCTTCCATCCATCCTGCTTTAATGGAAACGTACAAGACATTCTATCTAGCCTAAAAGCATGCATCAGAGAaacagctgtgtgtatgtgtgtgtgtcggtgtgctGGTTAGTCATCATCTCCTGCTGTCAGTAGGAGGTTTTCAGTTTTTCAAAACTACTATTCTACAGCTTGTAGGGAAAATTCCAGAGTAGTTTGAGGCCGAGTGAAGGTTTTGGAGACCGTGCTAAAGATTCCACAGTCATTCCATAAAGTGTCACAGATTACAAAGACTCACAAATCACTAACTACATTCCTGTAATTGTTCAAACTTTGCAGATAGGgaatattaaacacaaacacagtgtttcCAAATTCCATTTAATCAAACTATACCCCGCCgccttcaaacacacacacacaaatatatatatatatatatatatatatatatatatatatatatatatatatatatatatatatatatatatatatatatatatatacagtaaacacatatacacacacacaaacacacgcagctGAAGAAGAATGTGTCTGTTTCTTATTTAGGGGGATTGCTTTCGTTGCACTGCACCATtaaaacaccaccacaacaatAAACAAGTTCCCTCCCATCCCAAAAGGATGCCTGGAAAGTATAACACCCTTTATGTGCTGTTACCTAAAAAAACAAGGTCACATCTGTCaagattttaaagattttaaaaggcAAAATACAGCAAACTTATAGCAAATTATATTCTTCCACAGCATGAACCACAAcaattaatgaatttaattgaCATTAAATAACTTGTAGAATTATACAGTAATCATGCATAATATAAGAAAAgtaaaacagtttaaaacaaTTTGAACTTTCATTTGAAAAGTTACATTTAGATTTGAAACAAAATAGAAGCAAAAATAGCAAATTAAAGGAATGGTTTTACATTTGCAAGCTGTAATGTTACAGGAGTATTGTTATAAGCACTATGTTATGCAAGGACAGCTAGCAAAAAATATAAGTTCATGCATCATTACATGCATGTGTGCGGGGGAAAACAATGATGGTGTGTAAAGCACTATTTAGACTACATAACGCATTTGTTTTATGTATGATTTCCCAATGCAACACTAGGAATAAAATGTTAACATATACACAGTTAAGtttcagaattatttaaaacacaatacACTTAACAGCCacagctttttatttgttttgaagtaattatttatttgtactggtATACCTTGATGCAGTGGTGCATACTGTCCGACACTACTAAGAACCCATTGGGTAGCAAGGCAAGGCCACGGGGGCTACTTAGTCCATCAGTAATCATTACCCTACCTTTACCCTCTGGTGGGTATAGCACCACACAATGCTGCTCTGCCCAATCTGCTACTAGCACCGCTCCGTTGCTGTCAATGCAGAGTCCCCAGGGGCTGGTGAGAACAGGCCCCATGCTAGAACAAACTCCCAGGATGCGCAGAATATTCCAGTCAGGTCCCAGAACCTTCACACATGGATCGCGACCTTCCTCACTGCCTCGCTCAGATACTGCCAAAAGACCAGTGTGTAGACACGCGGTCACGAGGTAAGGTCTGTGAAATCCAGTAACTAAAGTGCGCTCTAGTCTTGAGCCAGTTTTTGGCTCAAGTCTCAGAGAAGTTAATGTGCCTTTACGAATATCTGCAACAAGGAATTCATCCTTCTGAGTCACTGTTACTCCCCTGGGTGCTTCCAACTCATCCCGTGGCACCCCTGCAATATAAGGTCCCCCTCCAAAGGTTTGCAGGAGTCGTCCATGTCGATTAAAAATGAGCAGGGCTCGTTCAGCTGCACAGCTCAGAGCAATGAGGCCTTTGGAATTAACAGCCACATCAAAGTAATTGCGGAAGCTTCCTGATGAGCTTCTAGAGTCATTATTTGGGGAAGTCACTTGCTGAAAAACATTACCATACTGATCAAATACCTGGACACGGGCATTCCCACAATCCACCAAGAAAAGCTGACCCTGAGATGTAACATGGACACCACTTGGCAGAGTAAGGTCTGAACGTCCTGAGCCCTGTTTACCGAATTGTCGAATAAGACGCATTTCGTCTGCTTTCAATCTCTGGACATCCTCTTCAAATTCCAATAGGGCTGGTTCACTTCTTTCTCCCCAGAGCCTGAA
This genomic window contains:
- the ankrd50l gene encoding ankyrin repeat domain-containing protein 50 isoform X1, encoding MRGCRPSLLQGRRFHCREWALEKVKRYLDARNHVKRAQDSFHPPSGVLVMGGPGSGKTAFCTELVWPQSEAGKASRLASRCLAWHYCQRDDADSIEVWRFVLGLVEQLCKSPLLAPNYGNLLTNPAVATSLDPLHCQRDPDDTFKRAVLETLHSLPSPSESLYIVVDSLDSGCGGTVGVGESLTTGTTGTQSTSIAELLHRHYQYLPPWIILVCSARRQNKAVCKMFSGFRKLCLDDLRKPLAVQDVQHYILRRLDQEGTLRRQLTPETADMLNLLHIKSGGCFLFLERVLDGVASGLVGLREIRDIPGTLNGLYLWLCQRLFPRRLFVHVRHILNIILATPRPLNLEEIFSAAQTRDACLVHEDFQSQMHALKALIVDGPEGSKILFHGSFAEWLTDVKYCTQKFLCSTKDGHLSLAMSLSLRSKSLKTEEVCQMGHHLLNSGIHSGEPSLLALWMLWNGVPTLGNCGKGPSATFFQHYISMQTPVLVQQDVLQLLMKSGVFPPTCSPDNGPSVGVHCVGKGRAIVRRALQREDSVRALLDSGVNVNRTDPSDGRTLLSTAAHNGLADITALLLCRGADPSLSDNQGQTPLTLAARQGHVGVLQVILDWVQDQEYGMVRTLMEHADGEGWTALRSASWGGHKEAVKILLEAGAEVDGCDPDGRTALRAAAWGGHEEILLTLIGHGATVDKRDNEGRTPLIAAAYMGQKEAVEILLDAGAEVDLADGDGRTALSVAALCVPSAAGGRGHIEVVGLLLERGADPEHKDKDGMTPLLLASYEGHEEVVELLLEAGADVDVSAGTYPSAITPLLAAAAMGHAGTVNRMLFWGAAVDGIDGEGRTALCLAAAKGSVEVVRALLDRGLDENHKDDLGWTPLHAAACEGHKSICTVLTEQGSMARVGELDVEGRIPLILAAQEGHCSTVRLLLDRKSPIDHRGYNGHSALSAAALQGHGEVVELLLRRGADSDVRDAEGRPLLYLLILEGCLDIATLLIEKGGVPLESRDAEGRTALHVAAWQGDLDGIELLLRHGADPNALDSEGRPPLHSVAWRGHMSAGRLLLRSRGINVNLACKKQGATALSISAQEGHTEIVAMLLENGAEPDLVDHYGRSPVKVAGKRGNFTIVRLLESYGAKPFLGHLPSLCETPGTSHSSILKTQVSICSVEGSVNGGPATFSSSSNSLSASCSPASTAERFNSVLGSQTSSSTCHSLATVQTVPADTLSFTQQIQQHSLPRCRSRPSTLPLHDLNHSSLQKITARNKQKTVSKDNPINAQCTVLELQDLHVSLKGLGSPQTVDYILKPHTPHLIENELENSPLKFGSCKWNSVILSLGLTPNQEGAIRQPINRDSPPLGYLPIHLQSHAQKESWDGFKKTTMSPTFDLSSISPHGALLEESVFITTTDPQLNLKQAIKLQFEGPTSAALYKRETPL
- the ankrd50l gene encoding ankyrin repeat domain-containing protein 50 isoform X2 yields the protein MRGCRPSLLQGRRFHCREWALEKVKRYLDARNHVKRAQDSFHPPSGVLVMGGPGSGKTAFCTELVWPQSEAGKASRLASRCLAWHYCQRDDADSIEVWRFVLGLVEQLCKSPLLAPNYGNLLTNPAVATSLDPLHCQRDPDDTFKRAVLETLHSLPSPSESLYIVVDSLDSGCGGTVGVGESLTTGTTGFRKLCLDDLRKPLAVQDVQHYILRRLDQEGTLRRQLTPETADMLNLLHIKSGGCFLFLERVLDGVASGLVGLREIRDIPGTLNGLYLWLCQRLFPRRLFVHVRHILNIILATPRPLNLEEIFSAAQTRDACLVHEDFQSQMHALKALIVDGPEGSKILFHGSFAEWLTDVKYCTQKFLCSTKDGHLSLAMSLSLRSKSLKTEEVCQMGHHLLNSGIHSGEPSLLALWMLWNGVPTLGNCGKGPSATFFQHYISMQTPVLVQQDVLQLLMKSGVFPPTCSPDNGPSVGVHCVGKGRAIVRRALQREDSVRALLDSGVNVNRTDPSDGRTLLSTAAHNGLADITALLLCRGADPSLSDNQGQTPLTLAARQGHVGVLQVILDWVQDQEYGMVRTLMEHADGEGWTALRSASWGGHKEAVKILLEAGAEVDGCDPDGRTALRAAAWGGHEEILLTLIGHGATVDKRDNEGRTPLIAAAYMGQKEAVEILLDAGAEVDLADGDGRTALSVAALCVPSAAGGRGHIEVVGLLLERGADPEHKDKDGMTPLLLASYEGHEEVVELLLEAGADVDVSAGTYPSAITPLLAAAAMGHAGTVNRMLFWGAAVDGIDGEGRTALCLAAAKGSVEVVRALLDRGLDENHKDDLGWTPLHAAACEGHKSICTVLTEQGSMARVGELDVEGRIPLILAAQEGHCSTVRLLLDRKSPIDHRGYNGHSALSAAALQGHGEVVELLLRRGADSDVRDAEGRPLLYLLILEGCLDIATLLIEKGGVPLESRDAEGRTALHVAAWQGDLDGIELLLRHGADPNALDSEGRPPLHSVAWRGHMSAGRLLLRSRGINVNLACKKQGATALSISAQEGHTEIVAMLLENGAEPDLVDHYGRSPVKVAGKRGNFTIVRLLESYGAKPFLGHLPSLCETPGTSHSSILKTQVSICSVEGSVNGGPATFSSSSNSLSASCSPASTAERFNSVLGSQTSSSTCHSLATVQTVPADTLSFTQQIQQHSLPRCRSRPSTLPLHDLNHSSLQKITARNKQKTVSKDNPINAQCTVLELQDLHVSLKGLGSPQTVDYILKPHTPHLIENELENSPLKFGSCKWNSVILSLGLTPNQEGAIRQPINRDSPPLGYLPIHLQSHAQKESWDGFKKTTMSPTFDLSSISPHGALLEESVFITTTDPQLNLKQAIKLQFEGPTSAALYKRETPL